Proteins from one Candidatus Methylacidiphilales bacterium genomic window:
- a CDS encoding HU family DNA-binding protein — protein sequence MNIKAKPMSTSEVVKEIATRTELSSSEVKKIIESLKNLMIEQLNDSAVRQFVIPGILKLKTVEKPAVPERKGINPFTKQETIFKARPAKKIVKASVLKALKNL from the coding sequence ATGAATATTAAAGCCAAGCCTATGAGTACAAGTGAAGTAGTGAAAGAAATCGCTACTCGAACCGAACTATCCAGTTCAGAAGTAAAAAAAATCATCGAATCATTAAAAAATTTAATGATTGAGCAACTGAACGACTCAGCTGTTCGGCAATTTGTGATTCCAGGAATCTTAAAACTTAAAACTGTTGAAAAACCAGCCGTTCCAGAACGCAAAGGAATCAACCCCTTTACAAAACAGGAAACTATCTTCAAGGCAAGACCTGCAAAAAAAATTGTTAAGGCTTCAGTTTTAAAAGCTCTTAAAAATTTATAG
- a CDS encoding diguanylate cyclase yields the protein MYLFRIIDTSDCNLEISDRVRLRRLFYLFKGQGNALVFQGLLSSVFLFGLIIKDLFLFGILWVASISVVSFYMYRLTRAFFSRFGRTAIYEIEQRFLFLLVSISFLWGMSFLWFITISPSSSVTFIFIQLFVVSMNLGFYLYSFRSFIISSTLVIAPSIIYLYMNHHLFNNLEFILVIYLVSFFLYSRFIISNVNLGVRLQTLNENLNRQLLVANKQLIEESSTDYLTGIANRRTLENHLEREYSRALRQGYSIAVMIIDVDWFKKYNDFYGHLNGDDALRSIAYAFTQVLCRPGDLVARFGGEEFATVLSSTNQETALLLANRLKQAITDLNIPHAQSEFGTLSISVGVYAKIPEKNENPHQYLSLADIALYKAKSSGRNIAVSYDVRMGQQKSPS from the coding sequence ATGTATTTATTTAGGATAATAGACACCTCAGATTGTAATCTTGAGATTAGTGATCGGGTGAGATTACGAAGGTTGTTTTACCTTTTTAAAGGGCAAGGCAATGCGTTAGTATTTCAAGGTCTATTGAGTAGCGTTTTTTTATTCGGTCTCATTATTAAGGATTTATTTTTATTTGGCATATTGTGGGTGGCCAGTATTTCTGTGGTGAGTTTTTATATGTATCGATTAACGAGAGCGTTTTTTTCTCGTTTTGGGAGAACGGCTATCTATGAAATAGAGCAGCGTTTTTTATTTCTATTGGTAAGTATTTCTTTTCTCTGGGGAATGTCGTTCTTATGGTTTATAACTATTTCTCCTTCCTCGTCAGTAACATTTATATTTATTCAATTATTTGTTGTTTCAATGAATTTAGGATTTTATTTATATAGTTTTAGAAGTTTTATTATAAGTTCAACACTGGTGATTGCGCCTTCAATTATATATCTATATATGAATCATCATTTGTTTAATAATTTGGAATTTATTTTGGTTATTTATTTAGTTTCTTTTTTCCTTTATTCTCGATTTATTATTAGTAATGTTAATTTAGGAGTCAGGTTGCAGACTTTGAATGAAAACCTAAACCGACAATTACTGGTAGCAAATAAACAATTAATTGAAGAATCATCAACTGATTACCTGACCGGAATCGCGAATCGAAGAACATTAGAAAATCATCTAGAGCGAGAATACTCAAGAGCCCTCAGACAAGGATATTCCATTGCAGTAATGATTATAGATGTGGATTGGTTTAAAAAATACAATGATTTTTATGGGCATCTCAATGGGGATGACGCATTACGCTCTATCGCGTATGCCTTCACTCAAGTACTCTGTAGACCGGGAGATCTAGTCGCTCGATTTGGAGGTGAGGAGTTTGCAACAGTACTTTCAAGTACCAATCAAGAAACAGCATTGTTGTTAGCAAATAGACTTAAACAAGCAATTACAGATCTTAATATCCCACATGCCCAATCTGAATTTGGTACTTTATCAATAAGCGTTGGCGTGTATGCTAAAATCCCTGAAAAAAATGAAAATCCTCACCAGTATTTATCGCTTGCAGATATTGCGTTATATAAAGCTAAAAGTTCAGGTAGAAATATAGCAGTTAGTTACGATGTGAGAATGGGGCAACAAAAATCCCCTTCATAA
- the metW gene encoding methionine biosynthesis protein MetW, which produces MRKDFAIIENWISSQSHVVDLGCGDGELFHLLQIKKQVHGYGVEKDLKMIRCCLERKVPVLQQDIEYWVKTVSNQSIDYVILSNSIQTLKRPDFTMQEILRIGKQAIISFPNMAYWHCRWYLAINGKMPMSNTLPEQWYESKNIHLCTITDFENLCQDLKVTIRAKKYIQGIPLLKQVHPNLFCESVIYLLDGNQDYEGDFCCPILTS; this is translated from the coding sequence ATGCGTAAAGATTTTGCAATCATTGAAAATTGGATTTCCTCTCAAAGCCATGTAGTAGATTTAGGTTGTGGGGATGGCGAGCTTTTTCATTTACTCCAAATCAAAAAACAGGTACATGGGTATGGGGTTGAAAAGGATCTTAAAATGATACGCTGTTGTTTGGAGCGAAAGGTTCCGGTACTTCAACAGGATATTGAGTATTGGGTAAAAACAGTCTCAAATCAATCTATTGATTATGTGATTTTATCAAATTCAATTCAAACACTCAAGAGACCAGATTTTACTATGCAAGAAATATTAAGGATAGGTAAACAAGCTATCATTTCGTTTCCAAATATGGCCTATTGGCATTGTAGATGGTATCTGGCTATAAATGGGAAAATGCCCATGTCAAACACTTTACCAGAACAATGGTATGAATCAAAAAACATTCATTTATGCACCATTACCGATTTTGAAAATCTTTGTCAAGATTTAAAAGTAACCATTCGGGCAAAAAAATACATACAGGGCATTCCATTACTAAAACAGGTACATCCTAATTTATTTTGCGAATCAGTAATTTATCTTTTAGATGGAAATCAAGATTATGAAGGGGATTTTTGTTGCCCCATTCTCACATCGTAA
- a CDS encoding homoserine O-acetyltransferase, producing the protein MKFSIEDSIGLVKEQTIALNDSFTLECGSVLEDIQIRFETYGTLNEDKSNAIYICHALSGNHHAAGYHTIHPKPDFGWWEVAIGPNKSIDTNQYYVVCANNLGGCHGTTGPRTINKKTGQEYGEEFPFVTVLDWVNMQKKLMISLGISKWFAVIGGSLGGMQALQWSISYPDLLHHCVLIASSAELSTQNIAFNEVARSAIRWDPNFHNGLYLQNGTIPDKGLAIARMLGHLTYISSESLADKFGRELIDNESHYNINKNQFEIERYLHYQGNKFVKDFDAHTYLRNSKALDYYDPSTKFAGSLAKALAHVLSNFFICSFTSDWRFPPAHSEKIVQALVQNKKSVSYASIPSTIGHDDFLVDNQPFLELLKTYLTPSRYA; encoded by the coding sequence ATGAAATTTTCCATAGAAGACTCGATTGGCTTGGTTAAAGAACAGACAATTGCTTTAAACGATTCTTTCACGCTTGAATGCGGTAGCGTATTGGAAGACATTCAAATTAGATTTGAAACATATGGCACTTTAAATGAAGATAAAAGCAATGCAATTTATATTTGCCATGCTCTGTCTGGCAACCATCACGCTGCAGGATACCATACCATACATCCCAAACCTGATTTTGGATGGTGGGAAGTAGCGATTGGGCCCAATAAATCAATTGATACCAATCAATACTATGTTGTTTGTGCTAATAACCTAGGTGGGTGTCACGGCACCACTGGCCCTAGAACAATAAATAAAAAAACTGGGCAAGAATACGGGGAGGAATTTCCATTTGTAACGGTGCTTGATTGGGTCAATATGCAAAAAAAACTCATGATATCATTGGGGATTTCTAAATGGTTTGCAGTTATTGGAGGTAGTTTAGGGGGTATGCAGGCACTACAATGGTCAATCAGTTATCCTGATCTTTTGCATCATTGCGTATTAATAGCGAGTAGCGCTGAACTCTCTACGCAAAATATTGCTTTTAATGAAGTCGCCCGTAGTGCAATTCGTTGGGACCCCAACTTCCATAATGGTCTGTACCTCCAAAATGGGACTATTCCCGATAAGGGCCTTGCAATAGCGAGAATGTTAGGACATCTAACGTATATTTCCAGTGAAAGTCTAGCAGACAAATTTGGTCGAGAATTAATTGACAACGAATCGCATTACAATATAAATAAAAATCAATTTGAAATTGAACGATATTTGCATTACCAAGGAAATAAATTTGTAAAAGACTTTGATGCTCACACCTATCTTCGCAATTCTAAAGCACTGGATTATTATGATCCATCAACAAAATTTGCAGGAAGTCTGGCCAAGGCGCTCGCACATGTACTTTCTAATTTTTTTATATGCTCTTTCACCAGTGATTGGAGATTTCCACCAGCACATTCAGAAAAAATTGTCCAAGCACTAGTGCAGAATAAAAAATCAGTAAGTTATGCCTCTATTCCTTCTACAATAGGGCATGACGATTTTTTAGTTGACAATCAACCATTTTTAGAATTATTAAAAACCTATCTCACCCCCTCGCGCTATGCGTAA
- the proC gene encoding pyrroline-5-carboxylate reductase, with translation MNKLKTELLFIGGGTMTQAMLQMIQYPGRIAVYDCCEQVLALVKQKYNVQIYPTLPSEINNLQAVILAIKPQDIESACSQSSHVLTPQCLLVSIVAGITVSQLKLFSKHQGPIIRAMPNTPAKIGKSATVLFGQSLTDENKKFAQSIFNQIGKLWWIEQEELLHAVTAISGSGPAYLFYFMKAWQEEAEALGLSSKLARDLIAETIQGALVLANDNNSTLDNLLSQVISKRGTTESAINYLDHHDISLHFRQALNTAYRRSQKLSERSSNL, from the coding sequence ATGAATAAATTAAAGACTGAACTATTATTTATCGGCGGAGGCACTATGACTCAGGCAATGTTGCAAATGATACAGTACCCAGGGCGCATCGCGGTTTATGATTGTTGCGAGCAAGTCCTTGCATTAGTTAAGCAAAAATATAATGTACAGATATATCCTACACTTCCAAGTGAAATTAACAACTTACAGGCTGTGATATTAGCAATAAAACCACAAGATATTGAATCAGCCTGCTCCCAAAGCAGCCATGTACTAACTCCTCAATGCTTACTCGTTTCAATTGTAGCTGGAATTACCGTTTCCCAGTTAAAATTATTTTCCAAACACCAAGGTCCTATTATCCGAGCTATGCCTAACACACCGGCGAAAATCGGTAAAAGTGCGACTGTTTTATTTGGTCAATCTTTAACAGATGAAAATAAGAAATTTGCCCAATCAATCTTTAATCAAATTGGAAAATTATGGTGGATTGAGCAAGAAGAGTTACTCCATGCAGTAACAGCTATATCTGGTAGCGGTCCTGCCTATCTTTTTTATTTCATGAAAGCTTGGCAAGAAGAAGCTGAGGCGTTAGGGCTATCATCAAAGCTTGCAAGAGATTTGATTGCTGAAACTATACAAGGAGCACTAGTTCTAGCGAACGACAATAATTCCACACTCGATAATCTACTATCACAGGTTATTTCAAAAAGAGGCACTACAGAATCAGCAATTAACTATCTTGATCATCATGATATTTCATTACATTTTAGGCAAGCACTTAACACTGCTTACCGACGCTCGCAAAAACTTTCTGAGAGGTCTTCAAACTTATGA
- a CDS encoding YggS family pyridoxal phosphate-dependent enzyme, whose translation MNDYSYETIKHRVASIRENSRSHAVTIIAVTKKHPWDVLPILYSLGINDFGENYAQELALKRKELIDNNHLLENAVWYYQGVIQKNKINMIVKSAAVILSFFDRAHLPLIQKACEKFNKTINCCIQVKLQSDSNRNGIVGSHATLQELVTYMGNFPNIQYSGIMTTLPLHLSALDQEKYFAQVSNYYNSLPKAPMLSMGMSDDYTLAIKHGATHVRIGTALLGKR comes from the coding sequence ATGAACGACTATAGTTATGAAACCATAAAACATAGGGTGGCCTCAATTAGAGAAAATAGTAGGTCTCATGCTGTTACAATAATAGCAGTTACAAAAAAACATCCGTGGGATGTTTTGCCAATTTTATATTCTCTTGGCATCAATGATTTTGGAGAAAATTACGCCCAAGAACTTGCCTTAAAAAGAAAGGAATTAATTGATAATAATCATTTGCTTGAAAACGCGGTATGGTACTACCAAGGAGTGATTCAGAAAAATAAAATAAATATGATCGTCAAATCAGCTGCAGTAATTTTATCATTTTTTGATAGGGCACATCTCCCCTTGATTCAAAAAGCATGTGAAAAGTTTAATAAAACGATCAATTGTTGCATTCAGGTCAAACTTCAGTCTGATTCAAATAGAAATGGAATAGTAGGCTCTCATGCTACATTACAAGAATTAGTAACTTACATGGGTAATTTCCCAAATATACAGTACAGTGGAATCATGACCACACTCCCTTTACATCTCTCTGCCTTAGATCAAGAAAAATATTTTGCACAAGTGTCAAACTATTATAATAGTCTTCCGAAAGCACCAATGTTATCTATGGGAATGAGTGATGATTATACTCTTGCTATAAAACATGGTGCGACTCATGTGAGAATTGGTACAGCATTGCTGGGCAAGCGGTAA
- a CDS encoding type IV pilus twitching motility protein PilT, translating into MDITALLKFSVENKASDLHISAGQPPILRVDGDVRRINVPALTNEDCNKLLYDIMNDKQRKNYEEFLETDFSFELEGISRFRVNVFRQNRGMGAVLRTIPSKILSLQDLSTPPIFAEIAGYARGMVLVTGPTGSGKSTTLAAIIDHINRNEPAHILTVEDPIEFVHEPKKALINQREVHRDTLGFNEALRSALREDPDCILVGEMRDLETIRLAMTAAETGHLVFGTLHTTSAAKTIDRIIDVFPAAEKSMVRSMLSESLRAVISQTLLKKVGGGRVAAHEIMLGTPAIKNLIREDKVAQMNSAIQTGQQLGMRTLDQSLLALIQRSLVTRQEALHYAVNPSSLN; encoded by the coding sequence ATGGATATAACCGCATTACTGAAATTTTCAGTTGAAAACAAAGCATCAGATCTGCATATATCTGCTGGCCAACCACCTATTCTTAGAGTCGATGGAGATGTGCGAAGAATTAATGTCCCAGCATTAACTAATGAAGATTGCAACAAACTTCTCTACGATATAATGAATGATAAGCAGAGAAAAAATTATGAAGAGTTTCTTGAGACTGATTTCTCTTTTGAGCTTGAAGGTATCTCTAGATTTCGAGTAAATGTTTTTAGACAAAATAGAGGTATGGGCGCGGTGTTGCGTACCATTCCATCTAAAATATTAAGTTTACAAGACTTAAGCACTCCACCGATATTTGCTGAAATTGCCGGTTATGCTCGTGGTATGGTGCTAGTAACTGGGCCAACTGGATCAGGTAAGTCTACTACCTTAGCGGCTATCATAGATCATATTAATAGAAATGAACCTGCACATATACTTACTGTGGAGGATCCAATTGAGTTTGTCCATGAACCTAAAAAAGCCCTGATTAATCAGCGTGAAGTCCATCGCGATACCCTTGGCTTTAATGAAGCATTGCGGTCTGCATTGCGAGAAGACCCTGATTGTATATTGGTAGGGGAAATGCGAGACTTGGAAACGATCCGGTTGGCGATGACTGCTGCTGAAACCGGCCATTTAGTTTTTGGAACATTGCACACAACCTCAGCGGCAAAAACTATAGATCGTATTATCGATGTTTTTCCAGCGGCTGAAAAATCGATGGTTCGTTCAATGCTTTCAGAGTCATTGAGAGCGGTTATTTCCCAAACACTTCTAAAAAAAGTTGGTGGAGGAAGAGTTGCGGCACATGAAATTATGTTAGGAACACCTGCAATTAAGAATCTTATCCGAGAAGATAAAGTCGCTCAAATGAACTCCGCCATTCAAACTGGTCAACAATTAGGGATGAGAACTCTAGATCAGAGTTTGCTCGCGCTTATTCAGCGATCTTTAGTTACAAGACAAGAGGCGTTACACTATGCGGTCAACCCATCATCACTAAATTAA
- a CDS encoding PilT/PilU family type 4a pilus ATPase — protein sequence MSPNQSIPTQVTESPQLKFINSMLRFMNKNNGTDLFICAGTKAQLKINNELKPVTDEVLKPALIKELIMAITPKNIFDRLETELEANFATSLPGIARFRVNVYVQRGTYGMVIRHIQTEIPTMESLKLPDHLKELVMSKRGLVIIVGGTGTGKSTTLASMIDYRNKNSSGHIITIEDPVEFVHQHAKCIVSQREIGTDTLNWRNALKNTLRQAPDVILIGEVRDMETMNHAIEFSQTGHLCLCTLHANNTYQALERIVNLFPHQQHTQLYSDLSMNLRGIVSQRLVTAIEGGRRAALETLINTPLIADLIAKGEIGSIREVMARNPESGNTIFDDYLVSLVQSKIISLDEALKNAESKTEIKVKLRSRGIAITDVDESQDKKLHLRNTESEGTNSKF from the coding sequence ATGAGCCCAAATCAGTCTATTCCCACACAAGTCACTGAATCTCCCCAGCTTAAATTCATTAATTCCATGCTTAGATTTATGAATAAAAATAATGGCACGGATTTGTTTATCTGCGCTGGAACAAAAGCGCAACTTAAAATCAATAACGAATTAAAACCTGTTACTGATGAAGTACTTAAACCTGCACTCATTAAAGAGTTAATCATGGCTATTACCCCTAAAAACATATTTGATAGACTGGAAACTGAATTAGAGGCTAATTTTGCAACCAGTTTACCTGGGATTGCTCGTTTTAGGGTAAATGTATATGTGCAGCGCGGCACTTACGGGATGGTAATTAGACATATCCAAACCGAAATACCAACCATGGAATCACTCAAGCTTCCAGATCATTTAAAAGAATTAGTTATGAGTAAGAGAGGTCTGGTAATAATAGTGGGTGGAACTGGTACCGGGAAGTCAACTACTTTGGCCAGTATGATAGATTATCGTAATAAAAATTCCTCAGGCCATATAATTACTATAGAGGATCCAGTTGAGTTTGTGCATCAGCACGCAAAATGTATTGTCAGTCAACGCGAAATTGGAACTGACACTTTAAATTGGAGAAACGCCTTAAAAAATACTCTGCGCCAAGCGCCGGATGTTATATTAATAGGTGAAGTGCGTGATATGGAAACCATGAATCATGCCATTGAATTTTCTCAGACCGGTCACCTTTGTCTGTGTACCTTACATGCCAACAACACCTACCAAGCATTAGAAAGAATTGTTAATTTATTCCCCCATCAACAACATACACAACTATATAGCGATTTGAGTATGAATCTTCGCGGTATTGTTTCGCAACGATTGGTGACTGCTATTGAAGGTGGTAGAAGGGCTGCGCTGGAAACTCTAATTAATACGCCACTCATAGCTGATTTAATTGCTAAAGGAGAAATAGGCAGTATTAGAGAAGTTATGGCAAGAAACCCAGAATCAGGTAACACTATTTTTGATGATTATTTAGTTTCACTTGTTCAAAGTAAAATCATATCTTTGGATGAAGCGCTTAAAAACGCTGAATCAAAAACCGAAATAAAAGTTAAATTACGATCTAGAGGTATAGCTATTACAGATGTTGATGAATCGCAGGATAAAAAATTACATCTGCGAAACACTGAATCAGAAGGAACTAATTCTAAATTCTGA